The Pangasianodon hypophthalmus isolate fPanHyp1 chromosome 5, fPanHyp1.pri, whole genome shotgun sequence genome includes a window with the following:
- the zgc:92380 gene encoding keratin, type I cytoskeletal 10, with product MSRGIRASSLGPEARLGRARSPVRFGAGFNSPSSTGGAMHPGEEKQTMRGLNERLAGYLSQVRLLEEANSKLEAQIKEVLTERRAAGQRDWSSYEKALSALRDQVKEMTMENARLMLQIDNARLAADDFKVKFEAEIAARQGVEKDITSLRKIIDDTHMSQMQLESEVESLTEELLYLKKTHEEDVANVKGQIRDASVDVQMEAAKGQDLSETIDKIRQQYEKAAQKNHEETEAWYQAKFENISAEVSRNTDALQQGQSELNDLRRQKQGLEIDLQAMHSMNRSLEDTLNDTVGRYSRNVNSHNMVIQQLEAELADVHAQVTRQGSEYQALLNIKSKLEEEITTYHSLLEGTGLPSNGITDSGLPENGDFRGMGAQEVNIKNIGPPEDINVNNNGAFEDANIGGNALGGYDESVEFSLAQALSAGPRYMIPDTTLNNEIVEEEMITQKDLQLNAANTAMNKQYDQQEARQGMEEDPVILEEMKKEEETVNPVVEIQVEKKEEEEETVSPLVDTQGEKVEEAVSPVVDTQVAKVEEAVSPMVDTQVEKVEEAVSPMVDTQVEKVEEAVSPMVDTQVEKVEEAVSPTVDTQVEKVEEAVSPMVDTQVEKVEEAVSPTVDTQVEKVEEVVSPVVETQVEKVEEAVSPVVETQVEKVEEAVSPVGDTQAKEEMELKPSVENMNPEEEKEKQEGEKPENAEAVILQNVEE from the exons ATGTCGCGCGGAATAAGAGCATCGTCTCTGGGCCCGGAAGCGCGTTTGGGTCGTGCGCGCAGCCCGGTGCGCTTCGGTGCGGGTTTTAACAGCCCGAGCAGCACCGGAGGCGCAATGCATCCCGGAGAGGAAAAACAGACCATGCGCGGGCTGAACGAGCGTCTGGCGGGGTACCTGAGCCAGGTGAGGCTGCTGGAGGAAGCCAACAGCAAACTGGAGGCGCAGATTAAGGAGGTTTTAACGGAGAGGCGCGCAGCAGGACAGAGAGACTGGAGCAGCTATGAGAAAGCTCTCTCCGCCCTGAGAGACCAG GTGAAAGAAATGACGATGGAAAACGCTCGCCTCATGCTACAGATCGATAACGCCAGACTGGCTGCTGATGACTTTAAAGTCAA GTTTGAGGCTGAGATTGCTGCCCGCCAGGGAGTTGAAAAGGACATCACAAGCCTCCGAAAGATAATCGACGACACACACATGAGCCAAATGCAACTGGAGAGCGAGGTTGAGTCTCTGACGGAGGAGCTGTTATACCTGAAAAAGACTCATGAAGAG GATGTTGCGAACGTGAAAGGTCAGATCAGAGATGCCAGTGTTGACGTGCAGATGGAGGCGGCGAAGGGCCAAGACCTCAGCGAGACAATCGACAAAATCCGCCAGCAATATGAAAAAGCGGCACAGAAGAACCATGAGGAGACTGAGGCCTGGTACCAAGCCAAG TTTGAAAACATCTCAGCGGAGGTGAGCAGGAACACTGATGCTCTCCAGCAGGGACAGAGCGAGCTGAATGACCTGCGCAGACAGAAGCAAGGGCTGGAGATTGACCTTCAGGCCATGCATAGCAtg AACCGCTCTCTGGAAGACACACTGAACGACACGGTGGGACGTTACTCCCGAAACGTAAACAGTCACAACATGGTTATCCAGCAGCTGGAGGCGGAGCTTGCGGATGTCCACGCCCAGGTGACGAGGCAGGGGTCGGAGTATCAGGCTCTGCTTAACATCAAGAGTAAACTGGAGGAAGAGATCACCACCTATCACAGTCTTCTGGAAGGCACAGGGCTGCCCTCCAACGGTATCACCGATTCTGGATTGCCTGAAAATGGTGATTTTAGAGGCATGGGAGCACAAGAGGTCAATATCAAGAATATTGGCCCACCAGAAGATATTAATGTCAACAATAATGGTGCATTTGAAGATGCTAATATTGGAGGCAATGCTTTGGGTGGATATGATGAAAG tgtggaGTTTTCATTAGCGCAGGCTCTGAGTGCTG GGCCCCGTTACATGATTCCTGACACGACACTCAATAATGAGATTGTGGAAGAAGAGATGATCACTCAGAAGGACCTGCAGCTGAACGCTGCCAACACTGCCATGAACAAGCAGTACGATCAACAAGAAGCTAGACAAGGAATGGAAGAAGACCCAGTCATCCTAGAGGAaatgaagaaggaggaggagacaGTGAACCCGGTGGTGGAAATTCAGGTGgagaagaaggaagaggaggaggagacagTGAGCCCACTGGTGGACACTCAGGGGGAGAAGGTGGAGGAGGCAGTGAGTCCTGTAGTGGACACCCAGGTGGCGAAGGTGGAGGAGGCAGTGAGTCCCATGGTGGACACCCAGGTGGAGAAGGTGGAGGAGGCAGTGAGTCCCATGGTGGACACCCAGGTGGAGAAGGTGGAGGAGGCAGTGAGTCCCATGGTGGACACCCAGGTGGAGAAGGTGGAGGAGGCAGTGAGTCCCACGGTGGACACCCAGGTGGAAAAGGTGGAGGAGGCAGTGAGTCCCATGGTGGACACCCAGGTGGAGAAGGTGGAGGAGGCAGTGAGTCCCACAGTGGACACCCAGGTGGAGAAGGTGGAGGAGGTAGTGAGTCCTGTAGTGGAGACTCAGGTGGAGAAGGTGGAGGAGGCAGTGAGTCCTGTAGTGGAGACTCAGGTGGAAAAGGTGGAGGAGGCAGTGAGTCCTGTGGGGGACACTCAGGCCAAGGAGGAGATGGAGTTAAAACCTTCTGTGGAGAACATGAATccagaggaggagaaggagaaacaaGAAGGGGAGAAGCCTGAGAACGCAGAGGCGGTGATTTTACAGAATGTGGAAGAGTGA